The genomic window GTGCGGGCGCTGCCCGCCGCGCCCACCCAGCCCACCAGCCCTGCGCCGACAGCCCACGCGCGCGGCGGCGCAAACCCGCGTTAACTCCGATTGCAACCCCAATTCGAAGGGGATTACGAGGGTTTACAGTCGATCGAGGAGAGGGAAGGGGATTCGCACCTTTGATCTTGTGGAGGAGCAGGgccgcctcctccagcctccgccgcccccgccgctCGTCGTCGTCGAGCACCGTCGCGCGCCTCCTCTTCCCACTCCCCGCCATGACCGGTCGCTCGGAGAGCAGGAGAGCGCCGTCACAAGTCACAACTGGTCCAGCAACGGCTAGTGTCTAATGGGCTTTGTGAAAGCCTCCTCTGCTACAAGGCCTGTTTAAAACGCAtggtttatttatttttttcttcaCACAAGTGTAGTATACTCTGCAAACTGCACTGCAGTATCTGAAAATACAGAAGAACAAGAATCTCAAATCAGACTGAACGTCTGAATTCGCAACCACCTGAGAATTGATCGAAGAACACAAGCACATATTTTAATTTTATTTCATCGCGCACTCGTAGAGTTGCCGTGTCAAAATTACACTAAAAACCTAACAACAGCTAAGCTAGCTAAGCTCCTCCTCAACCATCAAAGATGGGAACAACCCATGTTCCCAGCTACACATATGATACATCAGCTAGGCTCTCCCAAAGGGCTTGCTCTTTGCGCAACCCAATCAATAGCCCTGGTTCACACCTCGAGGACACCCGTCGTCGGGATTCAGAAGTTACTCTTGCTCGTCGAAGGCCTGGACCTCTTGCTATTGAGCTGCGCCACCGGGAACTCTACCAGAACGATGAACGACGAGCTCTCCGCTTCTCGGAGGTACTGTACCGTGCCACTCATCGTCTTCACCAGCTTCTGGCTTATGTGCAGGCCGAGGCCTTCTCGGGATACCCCTGGGCCATGGCGGAACATCTCCTGTATCAGTGCCTCCGGGACGCCTGGTGCTGGGTGGACAAGTCTGCATGGATTCATGGGTTAAACAGCTGTTATTTTCAAGGAGATTTGGCCTATCCAGCAAACCGCTTTCAGATTGTTTTCAGTTAAGTGACATTGCATCCCAGAAAACTCATCAGGCAATCTAAACACTACCAAAGAAGAGCAAGGGCAACCTCCTGTCACTTACAAGCTGACCACTATAATTTTTATCTGACCGGGATGGCTCCGGACTTGCACAGTCGCCATCCCAAAAATATTTATGCTGTACACGTAAAGTAAGTGTCTCATGTTCCCTATGTGTTCTTCTGATATATATAGTTAGTTCAATTTATGGCATGCGCGGAGGGACAGAAGTGGGAGGGGCTAACCTGAATTCTAGATGAGCAATCTGCATGCCAGAACCAATGTGTTCCTTCTTGGGAATGACCTGGAGTACAATAGGCCCTTCAGCTGGCCGAGTAAATTGAAGCGTGCATGCCAAGTAGTCTGCTAGGACTTGCTGAAGCCTTAAGTTATCCCCATATAAGTACATTGATGATACTTCTACAGGCCAATCACGATCAAGAGAAATTTGTTTTTCCTTGCTCACAGACATGCCTTGCATTAGGACCGTATTCAGAGCTTCTTCAAGGTTGAATTCCACCGTGTTCATCTCCATGTAGCTGTAAAAAAAGTATTAATTAATATTTAATCTATCATTTTTCTATCATATGTAGAAGTAAATGGAAAAGGCATGCTAAACTGTTGTGTGAATTGATTTTCTAGCACTATAAGCATTTTGTTAATGGTGGAAGTTCTCATGTCTAAGAATTTGCAACCAGTAGTGCATATCATGTGTACTCCATAGATTAAATGCAATTGATAGGGAAAAAAACATGAGATATTAGTAGTTTCAGTTCTGCATCAGCACAGACACAATTTACTGGGGTTAGTGAAAAAAATAGCTTATCAGCTTTTAGACGATGCTGAAAAAATAGCACTTACCACTGTTCAATGCCTTCTAGATCATTGTCATGTAAAATCTTTTTCAACTGTTCTTGGCAGAGAACATTTGATGCAAAAAGTTGCCTCTGCTCCTCTGTCAAGTCAGACGGTTCCAATAACTTACGGGTAAATTGCATGCCATTGAGTGGGTTCTTTAATTCTTGACGAATATATGTCAATTCCTTAAAGCTGTGTGTAGCAGCTTGTTCAGACATTTTCTGCACCTGAAGAGCATGCTGAAGCTCGGGGCTGGCCACATGCAAAAAGCAAAGAGCGCCGGTGATCTTACCCTCAGCATCTGTCCTCTTGTTTGCTGTCAGCAGTGATTCCATGTACTTGCCATCTGTGTTGAAGAAACCAAaagcaagcttctcgggttcttgaCCAGAGATCACCGTGTTCATCAGTATGCTAAGTTTGGTTAGAGTAACTTGATCTTTTACCCTGCATCCATAATCATGAAGAGTGAAAACCTCCCCGATTAGCAACTTATCTATTGCATCTTCCCTCTTTATACCAGTAATCTTTTGCATAGCTTCATTCCATTCTAAGCAAGAACCAAGATCATTGATCATAAATATAGGGGGTATGAGCTCATTAGGGTTCTTTACTATTGCAACATAGTCACCCTGTATCCGGGTATACTTATCCATAACCATCTTGTGCCCTGTCAAATCTTGTGCTACGAAACATACCCCAACAACTTTGTCTGAAAGGTCACGACTACAACAGGCGTTAACCATCAAGACTACAGGGCCCTTACTTTCCTGTTGATGGAATGTTTTAAGCTTGATTTCCAAATTCTGCTCTTCGGTTCCTGAAATATAAAGGAGAAATGAAACACAGATGTGTCACCAAAAAATGATGTACATGTTATAACTAAGCTGGAAAGCATAAAAGGACCAGATTCAAGACATAGTGACAACCTTGCAGAGCTGAGTTCAACATTTGCTTAACCACTTCAACAGAATCACCCTCCACGAGATCTACCAGAAGCATCCCTATGGCTTCCGTGGTTGGTAATCCAGTAATTTCTGCAACTTTATTATTCCATCCGTTTATGTTACCAACGATGTCGACAGCCAATATAGGAGCAGTTGCTGTCTCAATTAGGCGCACCATCTCATTTGTCACAATTTTCAGTTCAAGTAGCCCCTGTATCTTCTTGATGTCATCAGATGGAGCTTCAACAATTGACCTTGCATTGTTGTCGTTAGCATCTTCATCTTGCAGGGAGCCACGCAATATTAGCTGGAGAGAATGGATTGCGTCCATTTCAacatcctcccaaggaacactccTCCATTTAACTACCTCCAAGAAGGCCCTGAACGAAGAACGTGGATGCATCCTCCTGCCATTGTCATCTGCATCACCTGGTTCATGCTTAGCTCCACCCCACTTGATCTCCTTTGCTGTGTGCGACCGGAACCAGAAGATAAATCCTTTGGAAGAGATCTTTATAGCTGCCATGCCACAGACAACCTCACCGAGCGCAGACGCACCAGGATATCCTGCTTCCAATAAGCTGTCCGTACTTAGCCCAGTAGAGCCATCATGGCACTCCAGCAGCCACGCGACAATCTTCTTTATCTCTCCTTCAGAGGGTGTTGATCCCAGCACCATAATCTGGTTTTGGTAACACAATGCTGCACCATCGCACTTCACCAGATCCATTACATTGGGAGACTGGGTAAATATCCCAACAGGAGCATCCCTGAGGAGCATATCACACAGAAGCGTCTGCGTGCGGAGGATGTGCCTCTCCTTTGCCTGAGAAGCAAGTTCCACCTCCTTGTTGAGCTGTATGCCGAACACTTGCAAGAGAAATTCGCAAGCATACCTGAGAGGGAAGGGGACGAACCTCGGGCTCGTGTGATGGCATACCACCAGCCCCCACAGCTTCCTGCCTTTCGGCTGCTGGTCACTCCCAGTGTCTCCATCCTCATCGTCGTCCTCGTTTATAGTGATCGACATCACCAGCGACGCGATGGAGCCCATGTTGGCCATGTACTGGGCATGGCAACCATGGGGTGCTCTCATGGTCGAGCCACAGAGGCTGATAGGCTGTGACAGGTTGTCATCCTGAATGAGCTTCACAGGACTTGCAGCACAATCACATATCATGCGCACTTTGTTCTTCATAAACAGAAACCTGGATGCTTGTGGGATGTCAGTTGCCGGGTAGTGCAGGCCAAGATACGGCTCCAAATCAGACCTCCTGCACTCGGCAATGACCTCACCATGCTCGTCCTCATGGAACTTGTATGCCATCACCCTGTCATAGCCAGTGAGCTCGCTTACCTCCCGGACCAGCACATCGCAGAGCAGGGAGAGGTTGCCACTGGGCAGGGACTGCAGCCTGGAGATGGCCTTGGCGGCGAGCTTGTACGACTTGAGCGCGCCGGCGGCGGTGACGGGCACGTCGGCGGGGTTGACCGGTTCGAGGTCGATGACGAGGCCGACGTCGATGCGGTGCAAGATGGCGTAGAAGGGCTTCCCGGAGGTCCTGGCGTGGACGAGGATTGGGTTGAGCAGATTGACCTCCCCGAAGACGGCGGCCTTGTGCAGGGCGACGGCGCTCTGGGAGCGAAAGAGCGTGCGCacgtcggcgccgacggcgagCGCGTCGCGCTGGTCGATGGTGGGCACGGCGTGCGGCGTGAGGTCGAGCATCTCGGCGGCGTTCTCGCTGTAGGCGAGCAGCGCGAAGGACTCCGGGTGGATCGCGAGCAGGCAGCCGAAGGGCTGGATGTAGCGGCCCCGCTGCATGTTCTGGAGGTAGGCGGAGACGGCGGAGCTGGTGCTGGCCCCGGAGCGGTTGAGCGCGCTGACCGAGGAGGAATAGTCGAAGTGGCGCTGCGAGCCCTCGAACTCGGCGTGCAGGCGCGCGTCCACGGGCGTCTGCGCCACCACCCGCTCGCTGTGCTTGGAGCGCGCCGAGCTCCCCCGCGAGCACGCCGGCCGGTTGTTGGACCGCGACGACGACATCTCGCCGCCGGTCGCCACCACGACCACCCCCGAGCTAGGCTCCTCGCTCCTGCCCCTCCCCCTACCGCGCGACGGTCAGCAGCGGTGGCGCGGGGGATTCTGCGACGCGGAGGGGCAAATGGGCGGAGGAGGAATCGGCGGGAATCATGAGGGGGCGGGGGGAAAGCCGCGACTTTTCTGGAGAAGGACGGGGGAGAGTGGGGGATTGGATTCGCCCGGCGCGGATAAGCACACGCAGTGAGTGAGAAGGGAACAGGAGGGGGCAGCACCCGGGTGGGAGTGGGACAGCGATGTTACCCCCACGCTCCTCCTCCCTGCGCCAAACGGTAGAAGAAGCAAGCAACAGCGATGCGCAACTAACTAACCGCCCGCCCGCTCGATCCGCCGGGGCGGCGCCCGGCGTCGGAGAGCGAAGGGAAGGGGAATACGCGGTGGGCTTTCACGCGCGGAGGAAGTggcagggcggcggcgggcgggtgGGTGAGCCAAGAGAGGCGTCGGGAAACCGAGAGGGGAACGGGAAGCCGTACGACGTCACTCCGGCGCGGCTCGTCTTCCCCGCAAGAGCTGACGCGGCAGTAGTGTGCGAGCTCGGCTAATTTGGATGGCGCTTCCCACTTGATCGGAATAATTGAAGAATGGGTTGCCTTGTCGGGGCCATCGCGTAGTAACTAGCAGTAGTACCAGTGCCCAGCAGGCTGTCCATCTTTGGCCGGTGGATTGGACGCGTGCGGCCCAGATCGTCCGCGGGGCTCCCCGATTCCTTTCCCAAAACTGTGTGGTGCGTGATGCTTCGAGCCAAGATGCGGCGTGCGTGCTTTGCTTTTCGCACAGAAATGGGGTGGCAAGCGTCGGTCGCTGTCAGAAAATGTTGACCGTTATTTGTGGTTTGTGCTTAAGGGCATCTCCAATAGTTTGTATGTTAGCTTGTTGGTAAAATATTCCATGTCATCAACCAACACCTTAACATACAACAACTTCAATGGGTTGTATCTAGTTTGCCCAATAGGATGTGAGATAATAAGTGGGGTGTTCTCTCATTCTACATTGAAGCTTGTGCAATGGGTGTTGGTTCATGTACATACAACCTtcctctctttcctcatttatTGTATGACACATCATCAAAAATCCTATGTGACAAACTCTACCAACAACTATCTTACGaccattggagatgccctaaggtGGAGCCTGTATACACGTAGCGCGGGGCAACGGCAAGGGGACACGGTGGTCATTGCTGCCACGGATGGGAGTGCGATTGGATCGAGCGATGATCACCCGGCTTTGATATTTTTTTTCGCAAATACGCAAAGGCTTTGCGTATCATTGCATTGATAGGAGGGAAAAAAGATGTGACGGTTACAGGGGTAGCCCCACAAGCACGTACGCGAGAGGGCGTGAATGAGAAC from Triticum urartu cultivar G1812 unplaced genomic scaffold, Tu2.1 TuUngrouped_contig_5971, whole genome shotgun sequence includes these protein-coding regions:
- the LOC125529954 gene encoding phytochrome C; translated protein: MSSSRSNNRPACSRGSSARSKHSERVVAQTPVDARLHAEFEGSQRHFDYSSSVSALNRSGASTSSAVSAYLQNMQRGRYIQPFGCLLAIHPESFALLAYSENAAEMLDLTPHAVPTIDQRDALAVGADVRTLFRSQSAVALHKAAVFGEVNLLNPILVHARTSGKPFYAILHRIDVGLVIDLEPVNPADVPVTAAGALKSYKLAAKAISRLQSLPSGNLSLLCDVLVREVSELTGYDRVMAYKFHEDEHGEVIAECRRSDLEPYLGLHYPATDIPQASRFLFMKNKVRMICDCAASPVKLIQDDNLSQPISLCGSTMRAPHGCHAQYMANMGSIASLVMSITINEDDDEDGDTGSDQQPKGRKLWGLVVCHHTSPRFVPFPLRYACEFLLQVFGIQLNKEVELASQAKERHILRTQTLLCDMLLRDAPVGIFTQSPNVMDLVKCDGAALCYQNQIMVLGSTPSEGEIKKIVAWLLECHDGSTGLSTDSLLEAGYPGASALGEVVCGMAAIKISSKGFIFWFRSHTAKEIKWGGAKHEPGDADDNGRRMHPRSSFRAFLEVVKWRSVPWEDVEMDAIHSLQLILRGSLQDEDANDNNARSIVEAPSDDIKKIQGLLELKIVTNEMVRLIETATAPILAVDIVGNINGWNNKVAEITGLPTTEAIGMLLVDLVEGDSVEVVKQMLNSALQGTEEQNLEIKLKTFHQQESKGPVVLMVNACCSRDLSDKVVGVCFVAQDLTGHKMVMDKYTRIQGDYVAIVKNPNELIPPIFMINDLGSCLEWNEAMQKITGIKREDAIDKLLIGEVFTLHDYGCRVKDQVTLTKLSILMNTVISGQEPEKLAFGFFNTDGKYMESLLTANKRTDAEGKITGALCFLHVASPELQHALQVQKMSEQAATHSFKELTYIRQELKNPLNGMQFTRKLLEPSDLTEEQRQLFASNVLCQEQLKKILHDNDLEGIEQCYMEMNTVEFNLEEALNTVLMQGMSVSKEKQISLDRDWPVEVSSMYLYGDNLRLQQVLADYLACTLQFTRPAEGPIVLQVIPKKEHIGSGMQIAHLEFRLVHPAPGVPEALIQEMFRHGPGVSREGLGLHISQKLVKTMSGTVQYLREAESSSFIVLVEFPVAQLNSKRSRPSTSKSNF